One window from the genome of Bacillus tianshenii encodes:
- a CDS encoding DUF441 domain-containing protein: MFSQATVFLLVLLGIGIVAKNQSLNIAVLFLLAVKMTGLGEKIFPYLQQKGISWGVTVITIGVLAPIATGEIGFRQLTEALRSYTAWIALLSGVAVALIAKSGIHLLTTDPHITAALVVGTILAVALFNGVAVGPLIGAGIAYLAMRVVQLFGS, translated from the coding sequence TTGTTTTCACAAGCAACGGTTTTTTTACTCGTTTTATTAGGGATTGGTATTGTTGCCAAGAACCAATCACTTAATATTGCGGTGCTTTTCCTGTTAGCTGTCAAGATGACCGGCTTAGGAGAGAAGATTTTCCCCTATCTTCAGCAAAAAGGCATCAGCTGGGGTGTGACAGTTATTACAATCGGGGTCTTAGCACCAATTGCAACAGGAGAAATTGGTTTTAGGCAATTAACGGAAGCTTTGCGCTCATATACAGCATGGATCGCGCTTCTGTCGGGGGTGGCAGTTGCACTTATTGCTAAAAGTGGTATTCACTTATTAACAACTGATCCGCATATAACAGCAGCGCTTGTAGTCGGAACCATTTTAGCCGTTGCTTTATTTAATGGTGTCGCCGTAGGTCCATTAATTGGGGCTGGTATTGCCTATCTAGCAATGAGAGTCGTGCAATTATTTGGGTCATAA
- the ytvI gene encoding sporulation integral membrane protein YtvI, with translation MNTTLWQRILRFIFVLACIIIGGYVAFQISTVTYPFIIALIIAYLINPIVNLLEQRSKIPRALSVFIALLFVFAALGGLLTLIVVEVISGTKYLADVVPGQFETLVIYFEDFLTDQVIPTYNQIIGIFNTLETGQQTTIIENVKNLGTKFAQNVSGWLENLLRSIPDLFTWLPNAVTVLVFSLLATFFISKDWYKLGALLRKILPSKVKTSGRTVFTDLQKALFGFIRAQFTLISITALIVIVGLLILRVDHGITIGLIIGLVDLLPYLGTGLVFVPWVIYALFSGNTGLAIGLGVLYIIVVVQRQVMEPKILSSSIGLDPLATLVALFVGFKLFGFLGLIIGPVTLVILKTLHEAGVIKDLWLFILNKREV, from the coding sequence TTGAATACGACGCTTTGGCAGCGTATCTTACGTTTTATATTCGTCTTGGCGTGTATTATTATTGGTGGTTATGTGGCTTTTCAAATTTCGACCGTTACATATCCTTTTATTATTGCCTTAATCATCGCCTATCTCATTAACCCGATCGTTAATTTACTAGAGCAACGGTCAAAGATTCCAAGAGCGCTTAGTGTATTTATCGCACTATTATTTGTTTTTGCAGCGCTAGGAGGATTGCTTACATTAATTGTTGTAGAGGTTATCTCAGGGACGAAATATTTGGCTGATGTTGTACCAGGCCAGTTCGAAACACTTGTTATTTATTTCGAAGATTTCCTTACTGACCAAGTGATCCCGACATATAACCAAATAATCGGTATTTTTAATACGCTTGAGACAGGTCAACAAACAACAATTATTGAGAACGTTAAAAATCTTGGTACAAAGTTTGCTCAAAACGTTAGTGGGTGGCTAGAAAACCTGCTAAGGAGTATTCCTGATTTGTTCACCTGGCTTCCAAACGCTGTCACTGTACTTGTTTTTTCACTACTTGCGACATTCTTTATTAGCAAGGATTGGTACAAACTTGGTGCACTATTACGAAAGATTTTACCTTCAAAAGTTAAAACAAGTGGTAGAACAGTATTTACTGACTTACAGAAAGCTTTATTTGGATTCATACGAGCGCAATTCACCTTAATTTCGATTACAGCTCTAATCGTCATTGTCGGACTTCTGATTCTTCGCGTAGACCACGGCATTACTATTGGACTTATCATCGGACTTGTTGATTTGCTTCCATACTTAGGAACAGGACTTGTATTCGTCCCATGGGTCATTTACGCCTTGTTTTCCGGCAATACAGGCTTAGCGATTGGATTGGGTGTACTATACATCATTGTAGTTGTCCAACGGCAAGTGATGGAGCCGAAAATTTTATCCTCAAGCATCGGGCTTGATCCATTAGCTACACTCGTTGCATTGTTTGTCGGCTTTAAGCTTTTCGGCTTTCTCGGCTTAATCATCGGCCCTGTTACACTTGTCATCCTGAAAACTCTTCACGAAGCAGGTGTTATTAAAGACCTTTGGCTTTTTATTCTGAACAAACGAGAAGTATAA
- a CDS encoding FxsA family protein: MRYILPFLIIVPALEIGLLIFSGNTLGAWPTILLIILTGVIGAWLAKKEGLEILRLAQLQMQRGELPGEAVFDGICVLVGGVVLLTPGFITDALGFFLLIPATRGIAKVGLRKIVKRMIDNGQITMIKRF, from the coding sequence TTGCGATATATTCTGCCATTTCTAATCATTGTACCTGCTTTAGAAATCGGTTTATTAATCTTTTCCGGTAATACACTTGGTGCTTGGCCGACAATTTTGTTAATTATATTAACTGGTGTAATTGGGGCATGGTTGGCGAAGAAGGAAGGCTTGGAAATTTTACGTCTTGCACAATTGCAAATGCAGCGAGGAGAGCTTCCAGGTGAGGCGGTCTTTGATGGAATTTGTGTATTAGTTGGCGGGGTTGTTTTGTTAACGCCAGGCTTTATTACAGATGCACTTGGGTTCTTTCTCCTAATCCCAGCGACACGGGGGATTGCGAAAGTCGGTCTCCGCAAAATTGTCAAGCGAATGATTGATAACGGTCAAATAACGATGATAAAACGATTTTAA
- the pyk gene encoding pyruvate kinase, which yields MRKTKIVCTIGPASENIETLTKLMNAGMNVARLNFSHGNHVEHAARIKTIREAAESLNKTIAILLDTKGPEIRTHNMKDGEIQLEAGSEIRVSMEEVLGTKERISVTYEGLINDVHQGSKILLDDGLIELEVTGTEGNEIIANVMNTGVLKNKKGVNVPNVSVNLPGITDKDAEDIKFGIEQGVDFIAASFVRRPSDVLEIRELLEKHNANIHIVPKIENREGVDNIEGILEVSDGLMVARGDLGVEIPAEEVPLVQKELIRQCNMLGKPVITATQMLDSMQRNPRPTRAEASDVANAIFDGTDAIMLSGETAAGNYPVEAVQTMRNIASKAETALAYHEILAGRSREIGKTITEAISQSVAHTALNLNVSAIVTPTESGYTARMISKYRPKAPIVAVTSNEHVTRKLALVWGVTPQLGQQSSSTDEMLEIAVQEGLHSGVVNNGDLVVITAGVPVGESGTTNLMKVHVVGDSIGRGQGIGRKSATGKVVIAKNTQEALDKAEEGCVLVTYGTDRDMMKALEKASAIITEEGGLTSHAAVVGLNLGIPVIVGVGNAVTAFKDGQEVTVDAVRGDIYNGQMNVL from the coding sequence ATGCGAAAGACGAAAATTGTTTGTACAATTGGACCTGCCAGTGAAAACATTGAAACTTTAACAAAGTTGATGAACGCAGGTATGAACGTTGCTCGGTTAAACTTTTCACACGGCAATCATGTAGAACATGCAGCTCGAATTAAAACGATTCGTGAAGCAGCTGAAAGCCTAAATAAAACAATTGCAATCTTGCTTGATACGAAAGGGCCTGAAATTCGTACGCATAATATGAAGGATGGCGAAATTCAGCTTGAAGCAGGCTCAGAAATCCGTGTTTCAATGGAAGAAGTGCTTGGCACGAAAGAGCGTATTTCTGTCACATATGAAGGCTTAATTAATGATGTACACCAAGGTTCAAAAATTTTGCTAGACGACGGCTTAATTGAGCTTGAAGTAACAGGGACAGAAGGCAATGAAATTATTGCAAACGTAATGAACACAGGTGTGTTAAAAAATAAAAAGGGTGTCAATGTTCCGAATGTAAGTGTAAACCTACCGGGTATTACAGATAAGGATGCAGAAGATATCAAATTCGGAATCGAACAAGGTGTCGACTTTATTGCTGCTTCGTTTGTAAGGCGTCCTTCTGATGTGTTAGAAATCCGTGAACTATTAGAAAAGCATAATGCAAACATTCATATTGTCCCTAAGATTGAGAATCGTGAAGGTGTGGACAATATTGAAGGTATTCTTGAAGTGTCTGACGGCTTAATGGTTGCCCGCGGTGACCTAGGCGTGGAAATTCCAGCGGAGGAAGTACCGCTTGTACAGAAAGAGCTTATTCGTCAATGTAATATGCTTGGAAAGCCTGTTATTACAGCAACGCAAATGCTGGATTCCATGCAGCGTAACCCGCGTCCAACTCGTGCGGAAGCAAGTGACGTAGCAAATGCGATTTTTGATGGAACAGATGCGATTATGCTTTCTGGTGAAACGGCTGCTGGAAATTATCCCGTAGAAGCTGTACAGACGATGAGAAATATTGCTTCCAAAGCTGAAACAGCTCTTGCGTACCATGAAATATTAGCAGGCAGAAGTCGTGAAATCGGCAAAACAATTACAGAAGCAATCAGCCAGTCAGTTGCCCATACTGCACTGAACTTAAATGTATCAGCGATTGTAACGCCAACAGAAAGCGGCTATACAGCTCGGATGATTTCCAAATATCGTCCGAAAGCTCCGATTGTTGCTGTTACTTCTAATGAGCATGTGACACGCAAACTAGCACTTGTCTGGGGCGTCACCCCGCAGCTCGGTCAGCAATCAAGCTCTACAGATGAAATGCTTGAAATCGCGGTTCAAGAAGGTCTTCATTCAGGTGTTGTGAATAATGGGGACCTAGTCGTTATTACAGCAGGTGTACCTGTTGGTGAGTCAGGAACGACAAACTTGATGAAAGTCCATGTTGTCGGTGATAGCATTGGCCGCGGTCAAGGAATTGGCAGAAAGTCAGCAACTGGTAAAGTTGTGATTGCAAAAAATACACAAGAAGCGCTCGATAAAGCGGAAGAAGGCTGTGTGCTTGTCACATATGGAACAGACCGTGACATGATGAAAGCATTAGAGAAAGCCTCAGCTATTATTACAGAAGAAGGCGGACTTACAAGTCATGCTGCAGTGGTAGGCTTGAACTTAGGTATTCCTGTCATTGTAGGCGTTGGTAACGCAGTGACAGCATTTAAAGATGGACAAGAAGTAACAGTGGATGCTGTACGTGGAGATATTTACAATGGCCAAATGAATGTCTTGTAA
- the pfkA gene encoding 6-phosphofructokinase, with protein sequence MRRIGVLTSGGDAPGMNAAVRAVVRKAIFHGLEVYGIYHGYAGLINGDIQKLEVGSVGDIIHRGGTMLYSARCEEFKTYEGQQKGIEQLKKHGIDGLVVIGGDGSFQGAKKLTEQGYPCIGVPGTIDNDIPGTDFTIGFDTALNTVLDAVDKIRDTATSHERTYVIETMGRNAGDIALWAGLAGGAESILIPEMNYEMDDIIERLNNAYARGKKHSIIIVAEGVGSGVEFGKEIQKRTNFETRVSVLGYIQRGGSPTAVDRMLASRLGAKAVELLIAGSAGRVVGIQNNELVDHDILDALSQKHLIDDKIYKLSSELSI encoded by the coding sequence ATGAGAAGAATCGGTGTATTAACGAGTGGTGGAGATGCACCAGGTATGAATGCCGCAGTACGCGCCGTTGTAAGGAAAGCGATCTTTCACGGGCTTGAAGTGTATGGCATTTATCATGGGTATGCTGGTTTAATTAATGGAGATATCCAGAAGCTCGAAGTAGGTTCTGTTGGGGATATTATTCATCGAGGCGGCACAATGCTTTATTCAGCTCGCTGTGAAGAGTTCAAGACTTATGAAGGTCAGCAAAAGGGAATTGAGCAGTTGAAAAAGCACGGCATCGATGGCTTAGTTGTCATTGGCGGTGATGGTTCGTTCCAAGGTGCTAAGAAATTAACAGAGCAAGGCTATCCTTGTATCGGGGTTCCAGGCACCATTGATAATGATATCCCAGGGACAGACTTTACAATCGGTTTTGATACAGCGTTGAATACAGTTCTTGATGCTGTCGATAAAATTCGCGACACAGCAACATCTCATGAACGTACATATGTTATCGAAACAATGGGCCGAAATGCAGGGGATATTGCTCTTTGGGCAGGCCTTGCTGGTGGCGCAGAATCCATTCTTATTCCCGAAATGAATTATGAGATGGACGATATTATTGAACGGTTAAATAATGCTTATGCTCGTGGGAAGAAGCATAGTATTATCATTGTTGCGGAAGGCGTTGGAAGTGGCGTAGAATTCGGGAAAGAAATTCAGAAGCGCACAAACTTCGAAACACGTGTAAGTGTACTTGGTTATATTCAACGCGGTGGCTCACCTACAGCTGTGGACCGCATGCTTGCAAGCCGCCTTGGCGCAAAAGCTGTTGAGTTATTAATCGCTGGAAGTGCTGGCCGTGTAGTTGGCATTCAGAACAATGAATTAGTTGACCATGACATTCTTGATGCTCTTTCACAAAAGCATCTCATTGATGATAAAATTTACAAGCTATCTAGTGAATTATCCATTTAA
- the accA gene encoding acetyl-CoA carboxylase carboxyl transferase subunit alpha — MNAPLDFERPVVELRDKITELKKFTAEKNIDLTDEIVKLEERLERLENEIYGNLQPWNRVQIARHGARPTTLDYVERLFTCFLECHGDRYYGDDEAIVGGIAKYKDMPVTVIGHQRGKDTKENIRRNFGMPHPEGYRKALRLMKQAEKFNRPIITFIDTKGAYPGKAAEERGQSEAIAKNLFEMAGLKVPVISIVIGEGGSGGALGLGVSNHILMLENSTYSVISPEGAAALLWKDSTQAQRAAETMKITAPDLKELGVVDEIIPEIQGGAHKDVEQQANQIDEVLERSFNELIDKEPAQLIEHRYEKYKAIGKYSFENV, encoded by the coding sequence ATGAATGCTCCGTTAGACTTTGAACGCCCGGTTGTTGAGCTTCGAGATAAAATTACAGAACTAAAGAAGTTTACGGCAGAAAAAAATATCGATTTAACAGATGAGATCGTCAAGCTAGAAGAACGTCTTGAACGACTTGAGAATGAAATATACGGAAACCTACAACCATGGAATCGTGTACAAATTGCTCGTCATGGCGCTCGACCTACAACGCTTGATTATGTAGAACGTTTATTTACGTGCTTCCTCGAATGTCACGGTGACAGGTATTACGGAGATGATGAAGCGATTGTCGGCGGGATTGCAAAGTATAAAGATATGCCTGTGACAGTTATTGGGCATCAGCGCGGGAAAGATACGAAAGAAAATATTCGCCGTAATTTCGGTATGCCTCATCCAGAAGGTTATCGAAAAGCGCTCCGCTTAATGAAGCAGGCGGAAAAGTTCAACCGTCCGATTATTACGTTTATTGATACAAAAGGCGCTTACCCTGGTAAAGCGGCAGAAGAGCGCGGTCAAAGTGAAGCGATTGCCAAAAATTTATTTGAAATGGCAGGGTTAAAAGTACCTGTTATTTCGATTGTAATTGGAGAAGGAGGAAGCGGCGGAGCCCTTGGGCTTGGTGTGTCCAATCATATTCTTATGTTGGAAAACTCTACATATTCCGTTATTTCTCCAGAAGGTGCAGCTGCTTTATTATGGAAAGACTCAACCCAAGCACAGCGGGCAGCGGAAACGATGAAAATTACTGCCCCTGATTTGAAAGAGCTTGGCGTTGTTGATGAGATCATCCCTGAAATCCAAGGTGGTGCTCATAAGGACGTGGAACAGCAGGCAAATCAAATTGATGAAGTTCTTGAGCGTTCGTTTAATGAGTTGATTGACAAAGAGCCAGCACAGCTTATTGAACATCGTTACGAAAAATATAAAGCAATCGGAAAGTATAGCTTTGAAAACGTTTAA
- the accD gene encoding acetyl-CoA carboxylase, carboxyltransferase subunit beta has protein sequence MLKDLFSKKKKYASVPSEEAKQNVPEGIMTKCPECKTILYTKEMKKYLMVCPQCGHHHPMTAYERINSLFDEGTFEEFDADMISENPLDFPDYEEKLLKDMKKADLNEAVVTGKGEINGLGTVIAIMDARFRMGSMGSVVGEKITRAIEQAIEAQLPFIIFTASGGARMQEGVLSLMQMAKTSVALKKLSDHGGLIISVMTHPTTGGVSASFASLGDYNFAEPKALIGFAGRRIIEQTIREKLPEDFQTAEFLMKHGQLDRVIPRPEMRETLATVLDIHQTGGKK, from the coding sequence TTGTTAAAAGATTTATTTAGCAAAAAGAAAAAATATGCTTCGGTTCCTTCAGAGGAAGCAAAACAAAATGTCCCGGAAGGAATAATGACGAAATGTCCGGAGTGTAAAACGATTCTATATACGAAAGAAATGAAGAAATATTTAATGGTTTGTCCACAATGTGGGCACCATCATCCGATGACTGCATATGAGAGAATTAACAGTCTGTTTGATGAAGGCACGTTTGAAGAATTTGATGCAGACATGATCTCAGAAAACCCACTAGATTTCCCTGATTATGAAGAAAAACTTCTGAAAGATATGAAGAAGGCAGATTTGAATGAAGCAGTTGTGACGGGAAAAGGAGAAATAAATGGACTTGGAACAGTGATTGCGATTATGGATGCTCGTTTTCGGATGGGTAGCATGGGCTCGGTTGTCGGTGAGAAGATTACTCGGGCTATTGAACAAGCAATTGAAGCACAGCTGCCGTTTATAATCTTTACAGCCTCTGGTGGGGCAAGAATGCAGGAAGGTGTCTTAAGCTTAATGCAAATGGCGAAGACAAGTGTTGCATTGAAGAAGCTTAGTGACCATGGCGGGTTGATTATCTCTGTTATGACCCACCCAACAACTGGCGGGGTTTCAGCGAGTTTCGCCTCACTTGGTGATTATAACTTTGCTGAACCGAAAGCATTGATTGGTTTTGCTGGGCGCAGAATTATCGAGCAGACAATTCGTGAGAAGCTACCAGAAGACTTTCAAACGGCAGAATTTTTGATGAAACATGGCCAGCTTGATCGTGTTATTCCGAGACCTGAAATGAGAGAAACACTTGCGACAGTACTAGATATTCATCAGACGGGAGGGAAGAAATAA
- a CDS encoding GntR family transcriptional regulator: MKRTVTIKQKVYIEILQQLRMIIEEDGLNQGDKLPSERELAERLQVARSSVREALRALELVGLIETRRGEGTFIKDAEKHELIQVIAAFVLQAKHAKDDLRETTELIELQALNLARVRINEEEQNQVSEVFHELRDYYERTGTIHMTHHEKLYKLIVQASKNHLLLRIWMMLNNYYQTVCDSASPLPFRHYEQIYYTLLDDEKS; encoded by the coding sequence ATGAAAAGAACGGTGACAATCAAACAGAAAGTCTATATTGAAATATTACAACAGCTACGGATGATTATTGAAGAAGATGGGCTGAACCAAGGTGATAAGCTCCCTTCTGAACGTGAATTAGCAGAGCGATTGCAGGTTGCTCGCTCATCTGTGCGTGAAGCATTAAGGGCCCTAGAACTTGTTGGCTTAATTGAAACACGTCGGGGAGAAGGAACTTTTATCAAGGATGCCGAAAAACATGAGTTAATCCAAGTTATCGCTGCGTTTGTCCTGCAGGCAAAGCATGCAAAGGATGATTTGCGAGAAACAACTGAACTGATTGAATTACAGGCATTAAACCTTGCACGTGTAAGAATTAATGAAGAAGAACAGAATCAAGTAAGCGAAGTATTTCATGAACTAAGGGATTACTATGAACGCACAGGCACCATACATATGACACATCATGAGAAACTGTACAAGCTGATTGTTCAAGCATCGAAAAACCATCTGTTGCTTCGAATTTGGATGATGTTAAACAACTATTATCAAACAGTGTGTGATTCTGCTTCTCCATTGCCGTTTCGGCATTACGAACAGATTTACTACACACTTCTCGATGACGAGAAAAGTTGA
- a CDS encoding malic enzyme-like NAD(P)-binding protein, whose amino-acid sequence MSIRREEALHIHRVNGGKLEVKAKVPVKNARDLSLAYSPGVAEPCKEIYENKERVYDYTMKGNMVAVVSDGTAVLGLGNIGPEASLPVMEGKAVLFKSFAGVDAFPICLNTNDVDEIVETVKRLEPTFGGINLEDIAAPNCFEIENRLKRETNIPVFHDDQHGTAIVTLAGLVNALKIVQKSESDIKVVMNGAGAAGIAIMKLLRSYGVRDIIMCDSKGAIFEGRSYGMNDMKEQIAKRTNLQKIEGSLEDVIKEADVFIGVSVEGALTQKMVESMNNNPIIFAMANPVPEIMPEDAKAAGAMVVGTGRSDFPNQVNNVLAFPGIFRGALDAYATHINEEMKIAAVQAIAELISEDELSSDYVIPAPFDTRVAPAVAAAVAKAAVETGVARRTVSPEQVAEKTRRLTMINEDGDQ is encoded by the coding sequence GTGTCCATTAGACGTGAAGAAGCGTTACATATTCATCGTGTAAACGGAGGAAAATTAGAGGTAAAAGCAAAAGTACCAGTGAAAAATGCGCGTGATTTAAGTTTGGCGTATTCACCAGGGGTTGCTGAACCGTGTAAGGAAATCTATGAGAATAAAGAAAGAGTTTATGACTATACAATGAAAGGCAACATGGTTGCGGTTGTGTCAGATGGAACAGCTGTACTTGGGTTAGGGAATATCGGCCCTGAAGCTTCATTGCCAGTAATGGAAGGGAAAGCTGTTTTATTCAAAAGCTTCGCAGGTGTTGATGCCTTTCCAATTTGCTTGAATACAAATGATGTTGATGAAATTGTGGAAACGGTTAAACGGTTAGAGCCAACATTTGGCGGCATTAATCTAGAGGATATTGCTGCACCAAATTGCTTTGAAATTGAGAACCGCTTGAAAAGAGAGACAAACATCCCTGTTTTTCATGATGATCAGCATGGGACAGCGATTGTGACACTAGCAGGTCTTGTCAATGCATTGAAAATTGTCCAAAAATCAGAATCAGATATTAAGGTTGTCATGAACGGAGCAGGTGCGGCTGGTATTGCGATTATGAAATTGCTCCGCAGCTATGGGGTACGTGACATTATTATGTGTGATTCAAAAGGAGCAATTTTCGAAGGCCGCTCTTACGGTATGAATGATATGAAAGAACAAATTGCCAAACGCACGAATCTTCAAAAAATTGAAGGCTCTCTTGAAGATGTTATTAAAGAAGCAGATGTTTTTATCGGAGTTTCAGTTGAAGGTGCTTTGACGCAGAAAATGGTAGAAAGCATGAACAACAATCCGATTATCTTTGCAATGGCAAACCCTGTTCCTGAAATTATGCCAGAAGATGCAAAAGCAGCAGGTGCAATGGTGGTTGGAACAGGTCGTTCTGATTTCCCGAACCAAGTCAATAATGTACTTGCATTTCCTGGTATCTTCCGTGGGGCACTTGATGCATACGCGACTCATATCAATGAAGAAATGAAAATTGCGGCTGTCCAAGCGATTGCGGAATTAATTTCTGAAGATGAACTCTCTTCTGATTATGTTATTCCGGCACCGTTCGATACACGCGTAGCTCCAGCCGTTGCAGCAGCAGTTGCGAAGGCTGCTGTTGAAACAGGGGTTGCAAGACGAACTGTTTCCCCAGAGCAAGTTGCTGAAAAAACACGGCGCTTAACAATGATTAACGAAGACGGAGACCAATAA